Proteins found in one Sorghum bicolor cultivar BTx623 chromosome 1, Sorghum_bicolor_NCBIv3, whole genome shotgun sequence genomic segment:
- the LOC8056717 gene encoding protein SABRE isoform X1 — MASSPVKFFSVFLAVSVVGWVVFTFASRLLAWFLSRVFSASVGFRVAGFNCLRDVTIKFCKGSVESVSIGEIKLSFRKSLVKLSFGVISKDPKLQLLINDLEIVIRSSSQNKKIRKSARPRSTGKGKWLVTSSMARLLSVSVTDLIIKVPKGAVDIKELTVDTFKIAGPNHILGVKLHLLPLNIHFGDLGLTTDPMGSCSLLDAFQSDQASVSNSEKSLAPFACEDLLVTCNFGHEKEKGIKIINLEFKCGYAIANIDERMFHKKHMIPEYNTVSLNTGDSIRDNSAIKQTSKSKSILPLLKKQMLVFPDKVSFSVPKLDVKFRHLQEGLSVDNNITGIQFTCAKSLPQDDFEEATPHFDVQIDLSEIHLIREGSSSLLEVLKVFAIASLDVPVDPFLPIRAEIDAKLGGTQCNVMLSRLMPWMRLHSLRTKGMKLSKTNSNQEVSQKREIKPILWTCTVAAPEMTVLLYSLNGLVLYHACSQSSHFFANNIASKGIQIHTELGELLVHMEEEYRKFLKENIFGVDTYSGSLMHITKMSLDWGYRESDVQDMVETSRHALVFSIDISDIEVKFGFRHLESLVLNLMSFRTLFKSLQSSGGSAKEKNLERRGEKKMKGVKKLKLSLQKLSITYCGDANIVNMPIADPKRVNYGSQGGQVIVSVSADGTPRRASITSVLPGCHLRFSASLVLSHLSMCIDKERKTTEAKLERVKAIYEELPEDRSGVRVTLLDMQNAKIVRRSSGHTEVAVCSLFSASDIYLRWEPDAHLALYETFIRFKHFLHHESQKSEKKTNTEVASIKANEHGNMTAGSVKPQKSDIKGSVFAIDVDVLRVSAELADGVEANMHVQSIFTENAKIGVLSEGLSLTLNGARVLKSTRIQISCIPFSTGSLLDAKVEPSSKRDWVVQGLDVHICMPYRLPLRAIEDAVEDMIRALKLISSAKRSIICPDGKEKSRKVNSGGSKFGSVKFVLRKLTADIEEEPIQGWLDEHYHLMRSKICELGVRLNYLEEAISASVDPSNRSSERKVLYNGVEVDIHDTAALQRLQEEIHKQAFRSYYVACQNMVHAEGSGACSEGFQAGFRQSSRRASLLSFSASDLDVTLTRIDGGEVEMVEFIKGLDSVCQEQNIPFSRLYGSDVSVVAGSLVVQLRDYTSPLFSSLSGKCQGRIVFAQQATCFQPQIHQELYIGRWQKVKMLRSASGTTPAMKMYSNLPIYFQKGEISFGVGYEPSFADISYAFQVALRKVNLSNRASCSGPAVQLPKKERSLPWWDDMRYYLHGKIILYFNETKWKFLATTNPYEHVDKLQIVSEYMEIQQTDGRVDVSAKEFKIYISSVESITKNRRLKVPSRVPRPFIYAPLFSLNVVIDWQCESRNPLNHYLHALPVEGEPRKKVYDPFRSTYLSLRWNFSLRPLQSQYGNGPSPPFYGNNSMLCGTMSGSPCKMADEDFPTMNLGAHDLAWVFKWWSLNYSPPHKLRSFSRWRRFGIPRATRSGNLSLDKVLVEFFFRVDATPCCIRHAPLSEDDDPASGLTFKMSNLKYELCYSRGKQQYTFDCKRESLDLVYRGLDLHMPEVYLMRDSNLSKVENVSKVRTMVQQSQGKFVHDRCNMGNFQEKHEDGFLLSSDYITIRRQTRKADPERLMGWQDTGRSHEITYVRSEFEDDSESDHPLSEPSDDDDDFNVVLADNCQRVFVYGLRILWTIQNRDAVWSWVGGISKAFESPKPSPSRQYAQRKMIEERNAEDSKLAQDSSSSIHVGSPSVQHLDASGSSSSLHSKANHSSDVAVKHDIFDDSDKGGTAQYMVNVITPQFNLHSEEANGRFLLAAASGRVLARSFHSVVHLGKEILEQALGTSSAHILELQPEMTWNKSEVSVMLKDVQAHVAPTDVDPGAGLQWLPKVLGSSEKLKRTGALLERVFMPCQMYFRYTRHKGGTADLRVKPLKELRFNSPDITATMTSRQFQVLFDVLRNLVLARTPKPRKNSLQYPSDDEDIEEEADEVVPDGVEEVELAKITLEQREREIKLLLDDIRSLTGNGDIGTDHCHSAEKGDCLWMINNGKASLVEGLKRDFANLQKSRISASSALRKALSNASQSHLEKEKNKTTSCAMRISMKISKVVWSMLADGNTFAEAEINDMVYDFDRDYKDIGIAQFTTKYFVVRNCMVNAKCDTLLSAWNTPPGKINMLRVDAKQGAPKNGSYPLELFQVEIYPLRIYLSEAMYKMMWEYFFPEEDDSQRRQEVWRVSTSTGPRRTRRLSSGVDAVTSSSYSVRDHELPGKSTTTVSTSTNVSSWQGLLSDNSQVSKFQSIKANMVCGSHQELHRSSSFERNWEESVSESVASNDVVSVINSTVSSKVDASNSVLENPVAGSEMWRSKMKDSKPAKSGRLSHEEKKLGKSIDEKKTKPRKSMEFHNIKISQVELLVTYEGSRLAINDLRLLMDTFHKAEFTGTWRRLFSRVKKHIIWGVLKSVTGMQGKKFSNHRETLEGSIPENDLNLSDSDVGHHGRHDQLTASWLKRPGEGAGDGFVTSIRGLFNTQRRKAKAFVIRTMRGEGHNNDEYQDEWSESDGEYPFARQLTITKAKKLIRRKFRPRGQKNSGLSLQDSLPSSPRETTPYQSDSSRSSYEDFHEQ, encoded by the exons TTGAAATTGTAATTAGATCATCTTctcaaaataaaaagataagaaagtcAGCAAGGCCTCGCTCTACAGGAAAAGGGAAATGGCTGGTCACATCAAGCATGGCAAGACTTTTATCAGTTTCCGTGACAGATCTGATAATCAAG GTACCAAAAGGTGCTGTTGACATCAAAGAACTAACGGTGGATACATTTAAAATTGCTGGACCTAATCATATTCTTGGTGTCAAGTTGCATCTTTTACCTTTGAATATACACTTTGGAGATTTGGGATTGACTACTGATCCGATGGGCAGTTGTAGTCTGCTTGATGCTTTCCAGTCTGATCAAGCTTCTGTATCTAACTCAGAGAAAAGCTTGGCCCCATTTGCTTGTGAAGATTTGTTGGTTACTTGTAACTTCGGCCATGAAAA GGAGAAAGGTATTAAAATCATTAACCTGGAATTCAAATGTGGGTATGCTATTGCCAACATTGATGAAAGGATGTTTCACAAGAAGCACATGATTCCAGAATATAACACTGTCTCTTTGAACACTGGAGATTCTATCAGAGATAATTCAGCAATCAAACAAACATCAAAAAGCAAATCCATTCTACCGCTGTTAAAGAAACAAATGCTCGTATTTCCGGATAAG GTTAGCTTCAGTGTGCCGAAGCTTGATGTGAAGTTCAGACACCTGCAGGAAGGACTTAGTGTTGACAACAACATTACAGGGATCCAGTTTACTTGTGCAAAATCCCTACCACAGGACGATTTTGAAGAAGCGACACCACACTTCGATGTTCAAATTGATCTAAGCGAAATTCAT TTAATTAGAGAAGGTTCTAGCTCTCTGTTGGAAGTTCTGAAAGTTTTCGCAATAGCTTCTTTGGATGTCCCTGTTGAC CCATTTCTTCCGATCAGAGCTGAGATTGATGCCAAGCTTGGCGGTACCCAATGCAATGTTATGTTAAGCAGACTGATGCCATGGATGCGGCTTCATTCTTTGAGAACCAAAGGAATGAAGCTTTCTAAAACAAACTCCAATCAAGAAGTTTCTCAAAAAAGGGAGATCAAGCCAATTTTGTGGACTTGCACGGTTGCTGCCCCGGAAATGACTGTCTTGCTTTACAGTCTTAATGGATTGGTATTGTACCAT GCTTGTTCCCAGTCATCACATTTTTTTGCAAATAATATTGCAAGCAAGGGGATTCAGATACACACAGAACTTGGTGAATTGCTGGTGCACATGGAGGAAGAATATAGAAAGTTCTTAAAGGAAAACATATTTGGTGTGGATACTTACTCTGGTTCCCTAATGCATATCACAAAGATGAGCCTTGACTGGGGATATAGGGAAAGTGATGTCCAAGATATGGTTGAAACTAGTAGGCATGCACTTGTTTTTTCCATTGATATAAGTGATATAGAAGTGAAATTTGGCTTCAGGCATTTGGAATCACTTGTGCTTAATTTGATGTCGTTTAGGACTCTATTTAAGAGTCTTCAGTCATCTGGCGGAAGTGCTAAAGAAAAGAATTTGGAGCGTAGAGGGGAAAAGAAAATGAAAGGTgtgaaaaaattaaaattaagcCTACAAAAACTTTCTATTACGTACTGTGGTGATGCAAACATAGTAAATATGCCAATTGCTGATCCAAAGCGCGTGAACTATGGCTCTCAAGGTGGTCAAGTAATTGTTAGTGTTTCTGCTGATGGCACACCACGTAgggcaagtataacatcagtTTTACCAGGCTGCCACTTGCGGTTCTCTGCATCTTTGGTACTATCTCATCTCTCTATGTGTATAGACAAGGAGAGAAAGACAACAGAAGCGAAATTGGAACGGGTGAAGGCAATCTATGAGGAATTACCTGAGGATCGCTCTGGTGTCAGAGTAACTTTACTAGACATGCAGAATGCTAAAATTGTTCGCCGATCCAGTGGCCATACGGAAGTTGCTGTTTGTTCCCTCTTTAGTGCTTCAGATATTTATCTGAGATGGGAACCTGATGCTCATTTAGCACTATATGAGACATTCATCCGCTTTAAGCATTTCCTACATCATGAGTCCCAAAAATCTGAAAAGAAGACCAATACTGAAGTTGCCAGTATCAAAGCAAATGAACATGGCAACATGACTGCCGGTTCAGTTAAACCTCAGAAATCTGACATAAAAGGGTCAGTTTTTGCCATTGATGTGGATGTGTTAAGGGTATCTGCTGAACTTGCTGATGGTGTTGAAGCGAACATGCATGTACAATCAATCTTTACCGAAAATGCCAAGATAGGTGTACTGTCTGAAGGTCTCTCTCTTACTCTTAATGGTGCTAGAGTTTTAAAGAGCACCCGCATACAAATATCCTGTATACCTTTCAGCACTGGGAGTTTGCTTGATGCAAAGGTTGAGCCATCATCTAAAAGAGACTGGGTTGTTCAAGGGCTAGATGTCCATATTTGCATGCCTTACAGGTTGCCATTGCGTGCCATAGAGGATGCTGTTGAAGATATGATTCGTGCCCTTAAGCTTATCTCCTCTGCCAAAAGAAGTATAATATGTCCTGATGGAAAAGAAAAATCTAGAAAGGTTAATTCTGGGGGATCCAAATTTGGATCCGTGAAGTTTGTATTGCGTAAACTGACAGCAGATATAGAGGAAGAGCCCATCCAAGGTTGGCTCGATGAACATTACCATTTGATGAGGAGCAAAATCTGTGAGCTAGGTGTTAGGTTGAATTATCTTGAGGAAGCTATATCAGCAAGTGTAGATCCGAGCAATCGCAGCTCTGAGAGAAAAGTTCTCTACAATGGTGTTGAAGTTGACATTCATGACACTGCAGCTCTTCAAAGGTTGCAGGAAGAAATCCATAAGCAAGCATTTCGATCATATTATGTGGCTTGTCAGAACATGGTACATGCAGAAGGCTCAGGAGCATGCTCAGAAGGTTTTCAAGCTGGGTTCAGACAAAGCTCGCGAAGAGCttctcttctttcattttctgcATCCGATCTGGATGTTACTTTGACCAGGATAGACGGTGGAGAGGTAGAAATGGTTGAATTTATAAAGGGGCTTGACTCTGTCTGTCAGGAGCAAAACATACCATTCTCTCGGTTGTATGGTAGTGATGTTTCTGTCGTTGCTGGGTCCTTGGTTGTACAGTTAAGAGACTATACTTCTCCTCTGTTTTCCTCACTCAGTGGGAAATGTCAAGGCCGTATTGTGTTTGCCCAGCAG GCAACATGTTTTCAACCCCAAATACATCAAGAATTGTATATTGGAAGATGGCAAAAGGTCAAGATGCTACGTTCTGCCAGTGGTACTACACCGGCAATGAAAATGTACTCTAATTTACCTATTTATTTCCAGAAGGGAGAGATATCTTTTGGAGTTGGTTATGAGCCATCTTTCGCTGATATAAGCTATGCATTTCAAGTAGCCCTGCGGAAAGTTAATCTTAGCAATAGGGCAAGCTGTTCTGGTCCAGCAGTCCAACTGCCTAAAAAGGAGCGCAGCTTACCATGGTGGGATGACATGAGATATTACTTGCATGGAAagataattttatatttcaATGAGACCAAATGGAAGTTCCTGGCGACAACTAATCCTTATGAGCATGTGGACAAACTCCAAATTGTTTCTGAATATATGGAGATCCAGCAAACTGATGGTCGTGTGGATGTTTCCGCGAAAGAATTCAAGATATACATAAGCAGCGTTGAGAGTATTACAAAGAACCGCCGCTTAAAAGTTCCATCTCGTGTGCCCAGACCTTTTATATATGCTCCTCTATTCTCCCTAAATGTGGTTATTGATTGGCAGTGTGAATCTAGGAATCCATTGAATCATTATTTGCATGCACTCCCTGTTGAGGGGGAACCTCGGAAGAAAGTTTATGATCCATTTCGATCTACTTATCTCTCTCTTAGGTGGAACTTTTCCCTTAGACCATTGCAATCCCAGTATGGTAATGGCCCATCACCACCCTTTTATGGAAATAATTCAATGCTCTGTGGGACCATGTCTGGTAGTCCTTGCAAAATGGCTGATGAAGACTTCCCTACCATGAACCTGGGAGCTCATGACCTTGCTTGGGTTTTCAAATGGTGGAGCTTGAATTACAGCCCCCCTCACAAACTTCGTTCTTTTTCTAGATGGCGTCGTTTTGGAATTCCTCGGGCTACTAGATCTGGTAACCTCTCGCTGGACAAAGTTTTGGTTGAATTTTTTTTCCGTGTTGATGCTACTCCCTGTTGCATAAGGCATGCACCTTTAAGTGAGGATGATGACCCTGCTTCTGGCTTGACGTTTAAGATGTCAAATTTGAAGTACGAGTTATGTTACAGTCGAGGTAAACAGCAGTACACATTTGATTGTAAACGTGAATCGCTGGACCTTGTTTATCGTGGTCTGGATCTTCACATGCCAGAGGTTTATCTGATGCGAGATAGCAATTTGTCTAAAGTTGAAAATGTATCCAAAGTAAGGACTATGGTCCAACAGTCACAGGGCAAATTTGTTCATGACAGATGCAACATGGGCAATTTCCAAGAAAAGCATGAGGATGGCTTCCTCTTGTCTTCGGATTATATCACGATAAGAAGGCAAACACGTAAGGCAGATCCGGAAAGGCTTATGGGATGGCAGGATACTGGGAGGAGTCATGAGATAACATATGTTAGATCTGAGTTTGAGGATGACAGTGAAAGTGACCACCCTCTATCTGAGCCtagcgatgatgatgatgattttaATGTGGTGCTTGCGGACAATTGCCAAAGAGTATTTGTTTATGGCCTTAGGATTTTATGGACTATTCAGAACCGAGACGCGGTTTGGTCATGGGTTGGAGGAATTTCCAAAGCATTTGAGTCTCCAAAGCCCTCTCCTTCACGACAATATGCACAAAGAAAGATGATTGAAGAAAGGAATGCTGAAGACTCTAAGTTGGCGCAAGATTCCAGCTCTTCGATACATGTGGGTTCTCCATCAGTGCAACATCTGGATGCTTCGGGTTCATCTTCCTCGTTGCATAGTAAAGCCAATCACTCCTCTGATGTGGCTG TAAAGCATGACATTTTTGATGATTCGGATAAAGGAGGGACAGCCCAATATATGGTTAACGTTATTACACCCCAATTCAACCTACACTCTGAAGAAGCAAAT GGAAGGTTTTTACTTGCTGCAGCCAGTGGTCGTGTACTGGCTCGTTCATTTCATTCAGTGGTTCATCTTGGGAAAGAAATACTAGAGCAAGCACTTGGAACAAGCAGTGCACATATTCTTGAGTTACAACCTGAAATGACCTGGAACAAGTCTGAAGTCTCTGTGATGCTTAAAGATGTTCAAGCTCATGTAGCCCCCACTGATGTGGACCCTGGTGCTGGTCTACAGTGGCTCCCTAAGGTTCTAGGTAGCTCTGAGAAATTGAAGCGCACAGGTGCCTTGTTAGAGAGAGTGTTTATGCCTTGTCAAATGTACTTCCGTTACACTAGACACAAAGGTGGAACTGCAGACTTGAGG GTTAAGCCACTAAAGGAGCTACGCTTTAATTCTCCAGACATTACTGCAACGATGACCTCTCGCCAGTTTCAAGTTCTGTTTGACGTGCTTAGAAATCTTGTAttagcaagaacccccaa GCCTAGGAAAAACAGTCTTCAGTATCCATCAGATGATGAAGatattgaagaagaagctgatgaGGTAGTCCCTGATGGAGTTGAAGAAGTGGAGCTTGCGAAAATTACACTCGAACAGAGGGAAAGGGAAATTAAGTTACTGCTTGATGATATAAGGTCTCTCACTGGAAATGGTGATATTGGGACTGATCACTGTCATTCTGCAGAAAAGGGTGATTGTTTATGGATGATCAACAATGGGAAAGCTTCATTG GTGGAAGGACTGAAAAGGGATTTCGCAAACCTACAGAAGTCTCGAATATCTGCATCATCAGCATTGAGGAAAGCACTTTCAAATGCTTCACAATCACATTTGGAGAAAGAAAAGAACAAAACCACTTCTTGTGCCATGCGAATTTCTATGAAAATTAGCAAGGTTGTATGGAGCATGCTCGCAGATGGAAACACTTTTGCAGAAGCTGAGATCAATGATATG GTGTATGATTTTGATCGGGATTACAAAGATATAGGCATAGCTCAGTTTACAACTAAATACTTTGTTGTGAGGAATTGCATGGTCAATGCAAAATGTGATACCTTATTGTCTGCCTGGAACACACCTCCTGGAAA AATTAACATGCTTCGTGTGGATGCCAAGCAAGGTGCTCCTAAGAATGGGAGTTATCCACTTGAGCTCTTCCAG GTGGAGATCTACCCACTGAGAATATATCTATCCGAAGCAATGTATAAAATGATGTGGGAATACTTTTTCCCTGAAGAAGATGATTCACAACGACGACAG GAAGTTTGGAGAGTTTCAACATCGACCGGTcctagaagaacaagaaggctcTCTTCTGGTGTTGATGCTGTTACTTCTAGTAGCTATTCTGTCAGAGATCATGAGCTTCCTGGGAAATCAACAACAACTGTATCTACGTCAACAAATGTCTCAAGTTGGCAAGGTTTACTCAGCGATAACTCACAG GTGTCAaaatttcagagtataaaagCAAATATGGTATGTGGTTCGCATCAAGAGTTGCACCGGTCGTCTTCATTTGAAAGGAATTGGGAAGAAAGCGTGTCAGAAAGTGTTGCAAGTAATGATGTGGTATCAGTCATTAATTCTACTGTTTCttcaaaagtagatgctagcaATTCTGTCTTAGAGAACCCTGTTGCGGGAAGTGAGATGTGGAGAAGTAAAATGAAAGATTCTAAGCCTGCCAAGTCTGGCCGTCTGTCTCACGAGGAAAAAAAGCTTGGGAAGTCTATTGATGAAAAGAAGACAAAACCTCGGAAGTCCATGGAATTTCATAACATCAAGATTAGCCAG GTTGAACTTCTTGTTACATATGAGGGGTCAAGGCTTGCTATTAATGACCTAAGGTTGCTTATGGATACTTTCCACAAGGCAGAATTTACTGGTACATGGAGGCGACTATTCTCTAGAGTCAAAAAACATATCATCTGGGGAGTTTTGAAGTCGGTGACCGGAATGCAG GGGAAGAAGTTTAGCAACCATAGGGAAACACTTGAGGGATCTATTCCTGAAAATGATCTTAACTTGAGTGACAGTGACGTTGGTCATCATGGAAGACATGATCAATTAACAGCTTCATGGTTGAAGAGGCCGGGCGAAGGTGCAGGTGATGGATTTGTCACATCAATTAGGGGGCTTTTCAATACACAACGCCGTAAAGCAAAGGCCTTTGTGATTCGGACAATGCGTGGTGAAGGGCATAATAATGATGAATATCAGGACGAATGGAGCGAGAGTGATGGTGAATATCCTTTTGCGAGGCAACTTACAATTACAAAGGCCAAGAAGCTCATACGAAGGAAATTCCGTCCAAGGGGGCAAAAGAACTCAG GTCTGTCGTTGCAAGATTCACTCCCATCTAGTCCACGGGAAACAACGCCATATCAAAGTGATTCCTCCAGGTCATCTTACGAGGACTTCCATGAGCAGTAA